One segment of Acidobacteriota bacterium DNA contains the following:
- a CDS encoding DUF3368 domain-containing protein, whose protein sequence is MIVVSDTSPINYLVLIECQELLPTLFERVLIPEAVRRELQDSETPEPVRQFIAAGADWLEVRPAPDIPATLTHLDAGEREALALSLSVGADFVLIDERPGRQAAEAHGLEAYGTLGVILVAARRRLINADEALDRLQKTNFRVSPRLLRSVREDASNRQPEI, encoded by the coding sequence ATGATCGTTGTCTCTGACACGTCCCCGATCAACTACTTGGTATTGATCGAGTGCCAGGAACTGCTTCCGACGCTGTTCGAACGGGTCCTCATTCCAGAGGCCGTTCGGCGCGAACTGCAGGACAGCGAAACGCCAGAACCAGTCAGACAGTTCATCGCAGCCGGTGCGGACTGGCTTGAAGTCCGACCCGCGCCAGATATTCCCGCCACTCTCACACATCTGGATGCGGGCGAACGCGAGGCCCTCGCGCTGTCGTTGAGCGTCGGAGCCGATTTCGTGCTCATCGACGAGCGGCCTGGACGGCAAGCCGCCGAAGCGCACGGGCTCGAGGCCTACGGAACACTCGGTGTCATTCTGGTTGCTGCCCGACGGAGGTTGATCAATGCGGATGAGGCACTCGACCGTCTGCAGAAGACCAACTTCCGCGTCTCGCCGCGCCTGCTCAGAAGCGTGCGTGAAGACGCGTCGAACCGCCAGCCGGAGATCTGA
- a CDS encoding methyltransferase domain-containing protein — MLTAWFVVALGGAAWAQKSEGRLAFEAFDAWRTQPVHASLSWDDTLRLYRQQLLDDGLTPDQADRTLRLALAHDEGVLYDRVYTAQQSEFRLEPTALLVKAVAGLKPGKALDVGMGQGRNALFLAERGWDVTGFDVSAVGLATARDVAAARGLSLRALQMSDEEFDFGTQQWDLIAVLYAIEKRSVFRVKNALKPGGLVVVEGAHREVSGGEWEFETNELLRIFDGFTILKYEDVMDSYDWAPEKQLRMVRLVARKPH, encoded by the coding sequence GTGTTGACCGCGTGGTTCGTGGTGGCGCTGGGCGGCGCGGCGTGGGCGCAGAAGTCCGAAGGACGACTTGCGTTCGAGGCGTTCGACGCGTGGCGGACGCAGCCAGTCCATGCGTCGCTCTCGTGGGACGACACGCTGCGGCTGTATCGACAGCAACTCCTCGATGACGGGCTCACACCCGACCAGGCAGACAGGACATTGCGGTTGGCGCTCGCGCACGACGAAGGTGTCCTGTACGACCGCGTCTACACCGCGCAGCAATCCGAGTTCAGGCTCGAGCCGACGGCGCTGCTCGTCAAGGCGGTGGCTGGACTGAAGCCAGGGAAGGCACTCGACGTGGGTATGGGCCAGGGCCGCAACGCCCTGTTCCTGGCCGAGCGAGGGTGGGACGTGACAGGGTTCGATGTGTCGGCGGTTGGTCTCGCGACGGCGCGGGATGTGGCCGCGGCGCGCGGTCTTTCCCTGCGCGCCCTGCAGATGTCGGACGAGGAGTTCGACTTCGGCACGCAGCAGTGGGATCTCATCGCCGTGCTGTATGCGATCGAGAAGCGCAGCGTGTTCCGCGTGAAGAACGCCCTCAAGCCGGGTGGCCTCGTGGTGGTCGAGGGCGCGCACCGCGAGGTCAGCGGTGGTGAGTGGGAGTTCGAGACCAACGAACTCCTGCGCATCTTCGATGGCTTCACGATCCTGAAGTACGAAGACGTGATGGACAGCTACGACTGGGCCCCGGAGAAACAGCTCCGCATGGTCCGCCTCGTCGCCCGGAAGCCGCATTGA
- a CDS encoding UPF0175 family protein, producing MTRIAVDVPTDIAKRLESAWRDVSRGTLEALAVEGYRDGTLSREQVGRILGLSFGATEAFLKARQAYLAYDGDDLEKDLQGLRQQLGSR from the coding sequence ATGACGAGAATCGCGGTCGACGTGCCAACAGACATCGCGAAGCGTCTGGAGTCGGCCTGGCGCGACGTGTCGCGTGGGACGCTCGAAGCGCTCGCAGTAGAGGGTTACCGTGACGGAACGCTGAGTCGGGAACAGGTCGGGAGGATCCTCGGGTTGTCGTTCGGAGCGACCGAGGCGTTCCTGAAGGCACGTCAGGCGTACCTTGCATATGACGGGGACGACCTCGAGAAAGACCTCCAGGGACTTCGCCAGCAGCTCGGCTCTCGATGA